From a single Lolium rigidum isolate FL_2022 chromosome 7, APGP_CSIRO_Lrig_0.1, whole genome shotgun sequence genomic region:
- the LOC124675549 gene encoding protein CYSTEINE-RICH TRANSMEMBRANE MODULE 13-like translates to MSYPPVGAPPQQGYPGKDGYPPAGYPPAGYPPPAQGYPPAGYPQQGGYPPQYPQQPPYQQQQQQQQQQQQHSSGPSFMEGCLAALCCCCLLDACF, encoded by the exons ATGAGCTACCCACCCGTCGGCGCGCCGCCGCAGCAAG GTTACCCGGGGAAGGACGGCTACCCGCCCGCGGGCTACCCTCCGGCAGGCTACCCACCCCCGGcgcagggctacccgccggccggATACCCCCAGCAGGGCGGCTACCCGCCGCAGTACCCGCAGCAGCCGCcctaccagcagcagcagcagcagcagcagcagcaacagcagcacagcAGCGGCCCTTCCTTCATGGAGGGATG CCTGGCCGCCCTCTGCTGCTGCTGTCTCCTGGACGCCTGCTTCTGA